The following DNA comes from Bradyrhizobium sp. SK17.
GCGGAGGCGCTGAAGGCGGTCGACGACCCCGCAACCGCTGCGCAGCAGGGCGACATCATCGTCACCGAGGAGAGCGCGCGTAAGATGCAACAGCGCGCCCAGAGCAAGGCCGCCGGCAAGAAGGGGGCGCCCGCAACGGCGCAGCAGCCCGCGGCTGCCGATGCCGGCGCGCCGGCTGCGGCGTCGAGCGACGGCCAGATCCGCTCGGTCGGCCCGACCTTCATCCAGCAGAAGAAGCAGTAAAGCCTGCTCCGTCTGGTTTGAGCATCGCCGCGCAGAGGCCGACGCGTCCGCCGGGGTGCCCTACCCTTCGAATGCTTCGGCCGACGCGCGTGAGCCGCGCGTCACGAGCTTGTCGTCCGGCTCCGGCAAGGCCTTGCCGAAATCGCGGAAGCGGTTGGTGATCGGATAGCGGCGGTCGCGGCCGAAATTCTTCCGCGTCACCTTGACGCCCGGTGCGGCCTGCCGCCGCTTGTATTCGGCGATGTTGAGCAAGCGGTCGACGCGGGTCACCACGTCGCGGTCGAAGCCGGCGGCGATGATCGAGGCCAGCGGCTCCTCGCGTTCCACCAGCCGCTCCAGGATCGCATCCAGCACGTCGTAGGGCGGCAGCGAATCCTGGTCGGTCTGGTTCTCGCGCAATTCGGCGGTCGGCGGCCGGATGATGATGTTGACCGGGATCACCTCGCCCGACGGCCCGAGCGCGCCGTCCGGTTTCCAGGCATTGCGCAGGCTCGACAGGCGGAACACCTCGGTCTTGTAGATGTCCTTGATCGGGTTGAAGCCGCCATTCATGTCGCCGTACAGCGTGGCGTAGCCAACCGACATTTCCGACTTGTTGCCGGTGGTCACCACCATGGCGCCGGTCTTGTTGGAGATCGCCATCAACAGCGTGCCGCGGGCGCGCGCCTGCAAATTCTCCTCGGTGATGTCGCGTTCCAGCCCTTCGAACACCGGCGCCAGGATCTTCTCGAAGCCGTTGACGGCGTCCGCGATCGGCAGGATTTCGTAACGGATGCCGAGCTCTTTCGCGAGCTTGGCCGCATCGTCGAGCGACACCTGTGCGGTGTAGCGGAACGGCAGCATCACGCCGCGCACCTTGTCGGCCCCGAGCGCATCGACCGCGATCGCCGCGCACAGCGCCGAGTCGATGCCGCCGGAAACGCCGAGCAGCACCCCCGGAAAGCCGTTCTTGCGGACATAGTCGCGCAGGCCGAGCACGCAGGCCGCATAGTCGGCCTTGTCGCCCTCGAGCTGCGTCATGATCGGGCCGGAGCAGCGCCAGCCATCCGCGGTCTTGCGCCAGACCAGCGTGGTCACGTTCTCCTCGAACGCCGGCAACTGTGCCGCGACCGAGAGATCGGCATTCAGCGCGAACGACGCGCCGTCGAAGATCAGCTCGTCCTGGCCGCCAATCTCGTTCAAATAGATCAGCGGCAGCCCGCTCTCGGTGACCCGCGCCACCACGATCGACAGCCGGAGATCGGCCTTGTCGCGGGCATAGGGCGAGCCGTTCGGCACCACCAGGATTTCGGCGCCGGTCTCGGCGAGACATTCGACGACGTTCTCGTATTCCTCTGACTCTTCGAGCCAGATGTCC
Coding sequences within:
- a CDS encoding NAD+ synthase is translated as MSEQQIKITLAQLNPTVGDVAGNAAKARLARDKAKADGADLVVLSELFIAGYPPEDLVLKPAFQSACRAAIEELARETADGGPAMLIGTPWVDDGKLYNACALLDGGRIAALRFKANLPNYGVFDEKRLFARGPAPGPVTVRGVRIGVPICEDIWLEESEEYENVVECLAETGAEILVVPNGSPYARDKADLRLSIVVARVTESGLPLIYLNEIGGQDELIFDGASFALNADLSVAAQLPAFEENVTTLVWRKTADGWRCSGPIMTQLEGDKADYAACVLGLRDYVRKNGFPGVLLGVSGGIDSALCAAIAVDALGADKVRGVMLPFRYTAQVSLDDAAKLAKELGIRYEILPIADAVNGFEKILAPVFEGLERDITEENLQARARGTLLMAISNKTGAMVVTTGNKSEMSVGYATLYGDMNGGFNPIKDIYKTEVFRLSSLRNAWKPDGALGPSGEVIPVNIIIRPPTAELRENQTDQDSLPPYDVLDAILERLVEREEPLASIIAAGFDRDVVTRVDRLLNIAEYKRRQAAPGVKVTRKNFGRDRRYPITNRFRDFGKALPEPDDKLVTRGSRASAEAFEG